From the Toxotes jaculatrix isolate fToxJac2 chromosome 15, fToxJac2.pri, whole genome shotgun sequence genome, one window contains:
- the LOC121194400 gene encoding acyl-CoA desaturase-like, producing MTETENRNGHAGKQENGNAMTEMSEVDDAFDNTFNDKEGPAPPMVVVWRNVILMSLLHIGALYGLILIPSASVLTLALAVLYYVYSGLGVTVGAHRLWSHRSYKASFPLRVFLAIGQSMAFQNDIYEWTRDHRVHHKHSETNADPHNAKRGFFFSHVGWLLVRKHPSVIEKGRKLDMSDLKADKVVMFQRKYYKLSVLLFCFVMPTLVPWYFWGESLLVAYFVPGILRYVLMLHGTWLVNSAAHMWGNRPYDKTINPAENTLVAIGSIGEGFHNYHHTFPFDYAASELGWRLNLSTVFIDLMCFLGLAKDRKRVSKEMILARIRRTGGGNNKSG from the exons ATGACTGAGACGGAAAACAGGAATGGTCACGCTGGCAagcaagaaaatggaaatgccATGACAGAAATGTCAGAGGTGGATGATGCTTTTGACAACACCTTTAACGATAAGGAGGGTCCAGCACCACCAATGGTGGTGGTGTGGAGAAATGTCATACTGATGTCCCTCTTACATATTGGTGCACTTTATGGACTGATTCTTATTCCTTCTGCATCGGTCTTAACTCTTGCACTAG CTGTATTGTACTACGTCTACAGTGGTCTCGGTGTGACTGTTGGAGCACACAGATTATGGAGCCACAGATCCTATAAGGCTTCTTTTCCCCTTCGAGTCTTCCTCGCTATTGGCCAATCCATGGCCTTTCag aACGACATATATGAGTGGACGAGGGACCACCGTGTCCATCACAAGCACTCTGAGACAAATGCGGACCCTCACAATGCCAAACGGGGGTTTTTCTTCTCCCACGTTGGTTGGCTGCTGGTTCGCAAGCATCCCAGTGTCATTGAAAAGGGCCGAAAACTTGATATGTCAGACCTGAAGGCAGACAAAGTGGTTATGTTCCAAAGAAA aTACTACAAGCTGTCTGTGTTGCTCTTTTGCTTCGTTATGCCCACACTGGTGCCCTGGTACTTTTGGGGCGAATCCTTGCTTGTGGCATACTTCGTCCCTGGGATCCTGAGGTATGTTCTGATGCTCCATGGCACCTGGCTGGTCAACAGCGCTGCACACATGTGGGGAAACAGGCCTTACGACAAGACCATTAACCCAGCAGAAAATACACTGGTTGCTATCGGCAGCATAG GGGAAGGCTTCCACAACTACCATCACACGTTCCCCTTTGACTACGCTGCCAGTGAGCTTGGCTGGAGGCTGAATCTCTCCACTGTCTTTATAGACCTCATGTGCTTCCTGGGTTTGGCAAAGGACCGCAAGAGGGTATCAAAGGAAATGATCCTTGCTCGCATCCGGCGAACAGGTGGTGGCAACAACAAAAGTGGCTGA
- the uchl3 gene encoding ubiquitin carboxyl-terminal hydrolase isozyme L3: MDCPRWLPLESNPEVMTKFVNCLGMRPTWQFGDVYGLDPELLSMVPRPVCAVLLLFPVTEKYEAFKQEEEEKLKDQGQEISPDVYFIKQTIGNACGTIGLIHAVANNQAHLEFEPDSPLKKFLEQTSKMTPEERATFLEKDESIRVTHESSAQEGQTEAPSLDEKVNLHFIAFVNVGGQLYELDGRKPFPIVHRKTSEDTFLEDAVEVCKIFMARDPQEVRFTIIALSKDTY, from the exons ATGGACTGTCCACGCTGGTTGCCTCTGGAGTCGAATCCAGAA GTCATGACAAAG TTCGTGAATTGCTTGGGAATGAGGCCAACCTGGCAATTTGGAGATGTATATGGGTTGGATCCAGAGCTTCTCAGCATGGTACCAAgacctgtgtgtgctgtactACTCCTCTTCCCAGTGACAGAGAAG TATGAGGCATTcaagcaagaggaggaggagaaactcaAGGATCAGGGACAGGAGATCTCTCCTGACGTCTACTTCATCAAGCAAACTATTGGAAACGCCTGTGGAACAATAGGACTAATTCATGCAGTGGCAAACAACCAGGCACACCTGGAATTTG AGCCCGATTCTCCTCTTAAGAAGTTTCTTGAACAAACCTCTAAAATGACCCCAGAGGAAAGGGCCACCTTCCTGGAAAAAGATGAG AGTATACGTGTTACACATGAATCGAGCGCACAAGAGGGGCAGACGGAG GCTCCAAGTTTAGATGAGAAAGTGAATCTGCATTTTATAGCTTTTGTGAATGTCGGAGGACAGTTATATGAACTGG ACGGCCGGAAGCCTTTCCCCATTGTCCATAGAAAAACTTCAGAAGATACTTTCCTCGAG GATGCTGTAGAGGTTTGTAAGATCTTCATGGCTCGCGACCCTCAGGAGGTTCGTTTCACCATCATTGCCCTTTCCAAAGATACATACTGA